A region of Lepus europaeus isolate LE1 chromosome 2, mLepTim1.pri, whole genome shotgun sequence DNA encodes the following proteins:
- the LOC133772077 gene encoding cytochrome c oxidase copper chaperone translates to MPGLAAASPSPSEPQEKKPLKPCCACPETKKARDACIIEKGEEHCGHLIEAHKECMRALGFKI, encoded by the exons ATGCCGGGTCTGGCGGCCGCAAGCCCTTCCCCGTCCGAGCCTCAGGAGAAGAAGCCGCTGAAGCCCTGCTGCGCCTGCCCGGAGACCAAGAAGGCGCGCGATGCGTG CATCATCGAGAAAGGAGAAGAGCACTGTGGACATCTAATTGAGGCCCACAAGGAATGCATGAGAGCCCTGGGATTTAAGATATAA